The nucleotide window CTCGGCGACGACCGGAACGACACCGTCGTACAACAGGGCCGTGATGACGATGTCCCCGGCCGGGACGGCGCCCCACTTGCCCGTAGTCGCGCCGCCGCCCAGAGCCTTGGCCAGGTCATCGACCTTGGACTGATCGCGTCCCATGATCTCGACGGTGTTACCGCCCGCCACCGCGAGCGTGCCGATGGTACGGGCCATGTTCCCCGTACCGATGAGGGTGATGCTGCTCATGAGGTCTGCTCTCTTCCTGATTCGTGGTGTGTGGTTCAGATGGCGGTGGTGCCGCCGTCGGCGACCAGTTCCAGGCCGTTGACGTAGCTGGAGTCGTCGGAGGCGAGGAACAGGGCGACGGTGGCGATTTCTTCGGGGCGGCCCATCTTTCCCCGGGGGATGAGGGACTCGAATGCGGCCTTGGTTGCCTCGTCGAACAGTTCTTCCTGCTTGGCGGTGGCGACCTGGCCGGGGGTCAGGACGTTGACCCGGATCTTGCGGTCGCGCAGTTCGTTGAGCCAGACGCGGGCCCATGCCTGCTGGACGGCTTTGCTTCCCGCGTAGAGGCTCCAGCCGGGGAAGGCGCCCAGCGAGGCGTTGGATCCGGTCATGAAGATCGAGCCGTTGTCGTTGATCAACGGCAGTGCCTTCTGCACGGTGAACAGGGTGCCGCGCGCGTTGAGCCAGAAGGCGCGGTGGAACTGTTCCTCGGTGATCTCGCCGAGGACGGCGGGTTCGCCCATCCCGGCGCTGGCCCACAGCACGTCGATCGAGCCTTTTTCTCGCTTGACGGTGTCGTACAAGCGGTCCAGGTCGTCCAGTTCGGCCGCGTCACCCTGGACGGCGGTGATGTTGCGGCCGATCAGCTTGACGGCGTCGTCGAGTGCTTCCTGCCGCCGGGCCTGGATGAAGACGTGCGCTCCTTCCTCGACGAACAGTCTGGCGCCGGCCAGTGCCATGCCGGTGGATCCGCCGGTGATCACCGCTACCTTGCCATCGAGCTTTCCCACGATCACTCCGTTGAATTGATGGGTATTCGAAACAGCTCGGTTTGGTTCTTATGCACACCAAGCGGTGTACGTAACGTACC belongs to Micromonospora ureilytica and includes:
- a CDS encoding SDR family NAD(P)-dependent oxidoreductase, with translation MGKLDGKVAVITGGSTGMALAGARLFVEEGAHVFIQARRQEALDDAVKLIGRNITAVQGDAAELDDLDRLYDTVKREKGSIDVLWASAGMGEPAVLGEITEEQFHRAFWLNARGTLFTVQKALPLINDNGSIFMTGSNASLGAFPGWSLYAGSKAVQQAWARVWLNELRDRKIRVNVLTPGQVATAKQEELFDEATKAAFESLIPRGKMGRPEEIATVALFLASDDSSYVNGLELVADGGTTAI